Genomic window (Vigna radiata var. radiata cultivar VC1973A unplaced genomic scaffold, Vradiata_ver6 scaffold_332, whole genome shotgun sequence):
GCACTGAGAAGAATAGCTAATGTGGCTTGTAAAAGTGTGAGGATGAAAGGGAAGGATAGGCCTTCAATGGACAAAGTGACAACAGTTTTGGAGAGAGCTCTTGCACAGTTGATGGGGAGTCCTTGCATTGAGCAGCCAATTTTGCCAACTGAGGTGGTTTTGGGAAGCAACAGACTGCACAAAAAATCATCTCAAAGATCTTCAAACAGGTCAGCCTCAGAAAGCACTGATGTGGAAGATCAGAGGTTTGAATTCAGAGCACCCTCATGGATCACTTTCCCCAGTGTCACTTCTTCTCAGAGAAGATCAGGCTCAGAGGCTGATGTTGAGGGAAAAAATGTAGAAGGAAGGAATTTGGGCAATGTcggaggaggaggtggtggtggtggtggtggtggtggtgatgctCTCAAAAGTCTTGAGGAAGAGATTGGTCTTGCTTCTCCACGAGAGAAACTCTTCTTGCAACACAACTTCTGACACCAGATCATGTTATTAGTACTTACTtttcaccaattttttttatttgttttgttttgcttaacTGAGTTTCATCATGGATTATTCAGTTCCTATTTTTATGGAGTTGTGTTTCAGAATCTTAGTGAAGCTTTCATTCTTTCTGCAACTGCACTTGTGATGACAATGGCTACTTTTTACTAGATACAGAATAATTTCAAGTCATTACTGTTAGAAAGCTCTTGTAAGAAAAGTTAAtacaaaactatttttaaaattaacttgtatGTTCTGTGTGTTTCTTCTAAGAACCACATCGGGCcaagaaagtaaaaatataagtatagaAAAAACGAAACGctaaaacatgaaaatagagacaaattatctattatttaattatttaattttaaagacatAAGCATTATATAATCGATTAGGTTATGGAAGTAATCAATGGTTTTAAGTAAATgtaaaaaacatttatgtttattacaaataattaaaataaaaaagactataataataataataaaataaacataattcatttaaattttcatattttgtgaggtaaattattttaatgtttatttaattaacctGAGAatcaattaaatgtaaaaaattatgtataattcacaattaattatttaaataaattaaatttcaaatttgaaatatttgtttagtaTTGTTTtctaattcataaaaaaattattttattaatttacttttttgttaTATCACActaagtaatttaattataattttttcaatcattCCTCtacacttttttaattttcaaattacttattttaaagtttatctaaaCATATCAGCATGTCTTTAATAtctcagttttttttatcaattagtTATAAATGCTTCGGGACTTCTTCACTTATACTATTAACTTCTTACATACCATTAGGGATTGTCTTTTTggaaatatatacatatatacatatatatatatatatatatatatgtgtgtgtgtgtgtttgacaATAATAAACTGAATTCGGATTGTTCATTctgaatattatttgaatgcTATACAAAGAAGAGAAGCATGGATAAAACTTTACAACATCAACAATGGAACATTTTAATTCTGTAAAGGCGTTTGCATGCCTGTTATGAGTTGCACATTGTTAGCTTAACTTGAGAAGAATGGATTCAAAGGACCTGTACATTGACTGAACTAGTTTCTTCTACAACTAAAATATCACAGAATTTGAAGCAATCTAATGAATTATTGAGTTCCATTGAACTTGGCAAACTGAACTACAGAACTCACCTGACACCTAAAGCTTGAAGAAGTAAATATCTAGGTCAGCAACTGTATTATTGCACGACATTTCTAGCGGCACTTATGACCCTGACACTTGATTCTGCGTTACATCcagtgaaaaataattaaaaagactGGATACTGAGCCGAATCTATCTATGACTCTGTTGTTCTTTGGTTTCCATCTCCTTCACACTGTCCACTATGTGCTGTATTTTCTTTGAAAGGCTTTCATTATGCTCTTCAATGTGCTCAAATATCAATTCAAGATGCCTTTTATAGGTTGCAGACCGTTTTTTCTCAATGGCCAACTGCTGAGACAGTTCACGAATTTTATCATGTTCATTCTGGAAATTGCATAGAACATAAGATGTAAGAATGAGAAAAACTCAATTCAAGGAGAGGATCTTCAAATTGTTCAAGCTACTCTTCACATAAAATCTCACAAGCATATAGGCCAAACAGAAGATGCTGTCAAAACATTTTCCATCCATCTTAATAGGGAAATTCAAACATCAACTAAAATTGCAATCTATAACCAATAGGCATAAAAATCAAGGATTTTACATTTAAGAAAGCTTGGTCTTAAACAATTTTCAGTAATTTGTGTAAGGTGGGAATTCTGTTAAGCAAAATTCAAACTCTTGTATGATGGGCTAGTGCTAAGTGAGTGAGTAACTATCTAGCTATTATCTATCAAGGATACAGTAACACATAACCACGTATTGCATCTCAGTGATGAAAAGAACACTAACTCACCGGGTATTGCTCGTAAATGCAATCCCTTCTACCTTTTCCAGGTGTTAAAGGATGAGTGTGCTCCTGTATAAACTTAGTAACAACCCATTTACCGGAACTTACTTTCCTCACCAAAATCATTGCCCTGCAACCAACCCTAGTCTCTGCCCTTTGCCTTACAATCTTTTCACGCTTGTCAGGCATTCTGTAACCTTCTCTGTTGCAAACGAGAGCCCGTCCAATAGCAGATCCGTCACGCCTTGATCGTGAGAGCTTACTCACACGTATGATGAATCCAACACGGGTAGCATATGCATTATAGAATGCATGTGCTGCAGCTTCAGAATCAAACTCCTGTCCCACATAGGGCTCATCAGCTGAAACAACTGATACTGCAGGAATTCCTGATGGGATTGTGTCCCCTCCAGAAGAATCTTGAGTTATATTATCATCATGATCATGTTTATAAGCAGGATTGAAAGAGCTGCAACCTACTTTGTTTTCATCAGGTGTGCTGCAACTGTTAATCTGCTCTAGAGTAACATT
Coding sequences:
- the LOC106778458 gene encoding protein FAR1-RELATED SEQUENCE 12, which translates into the protein MNLLSLHGTQKHKSKFSQSRSLPTTIEFASASILMEFGIDGSINGETVGNVTLEQINSCSTPDENKVGCSSFNPAYKHDHDDNITQDSSGGDTIPSGIPAVSVVSADEPYVGQEFDSEAAAHAFYNAYATRVGFIIRVSKLSRSRRDGSAIGRALVCNREGYRMPDKREKIVRQRAETRVGCRAMILVRKVSSGKWVVTKFIQEHTHPLTPGKGRRDCIYEQYPNEHDKIRELSQQLAIEKKRSATYKRHLELIFEHIEEHNESLSKKIQHIVDSVKEMETKEQQSHR